TAAAGGAACATCGTTATAATTATGCTATTGATTCGTATACTAAGGCGATTGAATTGGATCCAACGAATGCAGTTTTCTATTCCAATAGAGCCCAAGTTCATATTAAATTAGAGAACTATGGATTAGCTATTAGTGATTGTAATGAAGCTTTGAAAGTTGATCCAAACATGATGAAGGCATACTACCGTAGAGgtatttcattaatggCCATCTTGAATTATAAAGAGGCACAGATCAATTTTAAAgagattttgaagaagatgcCAAACGATAGATTGACTTTAGAGAACAACAAACAATGTATTAGCTACTTGAAGAAACAGGCATTTGAAAAGGCTATTGCGGGAGACGTGAAGGAATCGGTGATTAACAGTATCAACtataatgatttgataatCGAGAAAACCTGGGAAGGTCCCGAATTATCGATAAATGCTAAAAGAGAAAATAAGGAGTCTGACcttgaagttgaaatagAAGGGTTAGATTTAGATTACTTGAAGTACATGatcaaacttttcaaagACGGAGGCAAATTACCAAAGAAACATGTTCATGCAATTGTTGCAAAGGTGCGTCAATTGTTCAAAAACGAAAGCAGTATGGTAGAAGTCTCTCAAGGCCATTCAAAGCTTTCTTCTAGTGAGTCGCCAGACGAAATCCTCTTATCAAAAGCAAAGAAATTCACGGTCGTTGGAGACACACATGGACAATTTTATGACGTTTTAAATCTTTTCCAGAAATTTGGATACGTGTCTGAAGAACACgcatatttatttaacggtgattttgttgatagaGGTTCGTGGTCATGTGAAGTTGCATTGTACTTATACGTTTTAAAGATTTTGTACCCTACTTCAGTCTTTATTAACAGAGGAAATCATGAAACTAATGACATGAATAAGACATACGGTTTCACTGATGAGTGTGAGCATAAGTACTCCAAAAAGATATTTGAGGCATTCGCCGAGTCCTTTGGTGCGTTACCATTAGCCACTTTGATCAACCGTTCGTATTTATGTATGCATGGTGGTTTATTCTCTGATTCTAAAGTCAAAATAGAAGACATCAAAAAGATCAACCGTTTCCCAAATTCTGGCTCAACTCAACCAGCAAGAGATGGCATTGGAATGGAATTATTATGGACGGACCCACAACCAACAAATGGGTGTTCCCCATCAAAGAGAGGTATTGGTATGCAGTTTGGTCCTGATATAACTGAAAGGTTCTGCTTAACCAATAAAATTAGAAAGGTTTTAAGATCCCATGAAGTGAGAATGGACGGTGTAGAAGAAGAGCACAACGGTAGATTAATTACAGTCTTTAGTGCACCAAATTATTGTGATTCTACTGGTAATTTAGGTGGTGTTGTTCATTTTACTGAAAATGACAAAtatgataaagaaaaggatGACGGTGAAGGATATAGAGCCTCTGATGATGCTAACTGTCCATGGAACTTGCAAATTGAAACCTTTGAAGCCGTTCCACATCCTGATTTAAAGCCAATGGCTTATTCTAAGAGTGGATTTGGATTTTAagtaattcatttaaaaCTTGTATTATAGTCCTTCTATGTATATCCTTTAATTATAGATATCGAATCTTTTTGAATGTATACTCTTTTTAAATTTGCTCATTTCTTCTGTAAGTGTAATATTTTGTGTACGAGCCAGTCTATAACGGAATATAAATCGAGTATCAAATTTAAAGCCAAATATTTCCAAGTCTTTATAAAAACAATGCAACCATCGTATAATAGTAGTACCCAACCCCCAGGTGATGACGACGATGCTCCTGATGAATGGGATCAAAGAATTATGAATACAGGATGCCACGAAGAGAACCTCAAGTTACAACTCTGTCATGCCGATACTGGAGACTGGAGACAGtgtttgaaagaaatgcaagatttcaaaaaatgcTGggatgaaaataagaacAATGAAAGAACACACACAGTTAATAACGATGAATAAACGTTTGTTTCGGTTTGGCATTTGTTAAAGCCAAATCGTTACATGTATATAGCACTTATGAAATCATGAACGGGTTCCTGTTAATAGATCAATTTACACCcattttttgattataattCTATATCGTAAGAACATCCAAGTCCAAATGCTGACACCAGACGATCAAATTATAGCTGTCTATTTTTCGTTAGTAAGTTGGGGTTTATTTATCTTGGATTGCTTtaacttattcaatttcttttgtcTAGCGGCCCTCTTTTTAGCCGTTTTGGCGTATAATTCACTTTCCTTCTTGTCTTTCTTTGCTTGAAATTCTAATGCTTCTTTGCTTTTCTGGATCTCCAATTGTTCTGCATTGCTTAATTCAGTCTGCTGTCGCTTGTTTCTAATATAATTAGAATaatcaaaagatttttTTTGTGCTACCATTTAAGTCAGTATTTGTCTCTAGATTGAGTCAACGGCCATGTTACTTACATTTATCCTTCTTGTCCGTACTATCATCTGCAATTGGAATCTCCGTATCATTTACCTGTGCTTCATCTTGTAGTCCAGCAATTGGCACCAAATTCGAGGactttttcatcaattgtTCCAATTGCTTTCTCTGCTGATCCAACAAGGACAACGGCATAATCGATTCTTATTTATTGTAAGGGTCTATCTAGGGTAGATCATTTATATCAAGACTTAGAAAATGTGAACTTATCTAACCTcacaaaaatatttgtaaACACAAAATATGATATACTACAAAAGATCATAGATTCAATGTTTTAATATGGTAAGCATAGTTAACCATTTTTCTGAAGTATCAAGCGATAGCGATGATTACGAAGAACCAAATGACATGCAGATGGGAAAAATACCAGAAAATCTGATCTCTATAGACTCAAGCGATGATTATGATGACGATGTTGATAATAACGACAATAATACAGAAAGATCACAGTCAAATTTGAGCGTGTATCCTTCACTTCATATGAATGGTAATGTTTACAGaactgaagaagattttCAAGCTGAAATCAATCGTTTGAAAAAGCAAAGTACCAATAGGTTCAAATCTAAATGGGAAGAGATATTGGAGAAATATGCAcaaattgatgatgaaaaggAGAGTGATGAAATAGATTTAGCGTCAGGTGAGATAATAACAGATAATGGCCACTTAAGATCTCTTAGAACTGGTATAAGAGCCAATACAGATGTGAAGTTTGACGGTGATATTTGGTCTGTAACGTACGATTTGGAGAGAGATATACATAATAGGTATGTTAAAGAGGCAAGACACAAACAACAGAAGATGGAGTTGAAGCGACAGTTA
The nucleotide sequence above comes from Debaryomyces hansenii CBS767 chromosome A complete sequence. Encoded proteins:
- a CDS encoding DEHA2D15620p (no similarity), encoding MPLSLLDQQRKQLEQLMKKSSNLVPIAGLQDEAQVNDTEIPIADDSTDKKDKYSYNLIVWCQHLDLDVLTI
- a CDS encoding DEHA2D15598p (weakly similar to uniprot|O59799 Schizosaccharomyces pombe SPCC550 SPCC550.01c protein), which gives rise to MYTLFKFAHFFCDDDDAPDEWDQRIMNTGCHEENLKLQLCHADTGDWRQCLKEMQDFKKCWDENKNNERTHTVNNDE
- a CDS encoding DEHA2D15576p (similar to uniprot|P53043 Saccharomyces cerevisiae YGR123C PPT1 Protein serine/threonine phosphatase with similarity to human phosphatase PP5); this translates as MSNNKEEAIKLKDEGNAYLKEHRYNYAIDSYTKAIELDPTNAVFYSNRAQVHIKLENYGLAISDCNEALKVDPNMMKAYYRRGISLMAILNYKEAQINFKEILKKMPNDRLTLENNKQCISYLKKQAFEKAIAGDVKESVINSINYNDLIIEKTWEGPELSINAKRENKESDLEVEIEGLDLDYLKYMIKLFKDGGKLPKKHVHAIVAKVRQLFKNESSMVEVSQGHSKLSSSESPDEILLSKAKKFTVVGDTHGQFYDVLNLFQKFGYVSEEHAYLFNGDFVDRGSWSCEVALYLYVLKILYPTSVFINRGNHETNDMNKTYGFTDECEHKYSKKIFEAFAESFGALPLATLINRSYLCMHGGLFSDSKVKIEDIKKINRFPNSGSTQPARDGIGMELLWTDPQPTNGCSPSKRGIGMQFGPDITERFCLTNKIRKVLRSHEVRMDGVEEEHNGRLITVFSAPNYCDSTGNLGGVVHFTENDKYDKEKDDGEGYRASDDANCPWNLQIETFEAVPHPDLKPMAYSKSGFGF